The nucleotide sequence GTCGTAGACTTTCAGAAAATACTCTCCGTCTACGGGGACGGTTAGATCAATCAGTGCGTCCTGACTGACGAGATTTTTCCGGGCGAACCCAAGTCGCTTTCCGCTAGCGTTATAGATTTCCAGGGCGGCATCCAAACGGGAATCCAGCCTGCGGGAGACGCAGTCCATCAGCAATCGCTGTCCCGCTTTTGCAGGAAACTTATACCAGTCAATGTCGGTCGCCCCTGTGATACGAGCATTCACTGTCTGGTTCACTTCAATCGCAATCGCTTGCTCGCGTGCGTTGTTGGGCTCGGTCTCGATGAGTTCCTTCAAGGCACCGACGATGAATGTCCTCGGATTGCTGATCCCGAAGAATCCGACGGTCCGGACTTCATACTTCCCCGGGGGAACATCGGCAGCGACAGAAACCTGGAACAGGTTCGGGATCGGTACTTGCTTACCTCCGACATCGTGCGTCTTCGGGGCCACGGTGATGCCGGGGTGATTGAAGACGAGAGTCGTAATTTCTTCCAGATCAACGCCGCTGGTCAGCGTGACATCGGTTACCGTGCCAGCCTGACCTCCGGGAGGGAACAGTGCTGAAAGCCGGGTAGAGGGAAGCTGAGCGTTGACGATCGTCGTGGGAATCACGAAGCAAATCAACGTGAGGATGACTCGTTGCATAGGAAACCGGGCGACGACTTTCACATCTCGCCTTTCGTATAAACAGAGGCAGTTCGATTCGGGACGGCCGCCAACTTCGGCCGTCCGTCATTGCCGACATCAGGGATCAGTGATTGAACAGGAATTCCTTCGAGTTAATCAAAGCCCAAACGATGTCTTCGAACGCCACCTTGGGGTTTTCCTTGTGTTTTTCCAGGTGAGCCAGTGCGATCTGCATCTCTTCCTGATCAGGCTCGCGGCTGTAGACCCAGCGATACAGTTCTTTGATCTTCGCTTCTGCTGGAAGATCTTTATCGTTCGCAAACTTCGATGCCCGGCCATTCCCGTCGGCGATCTTGTTCTGAACTTCGCTGCTGTTCAGCAGGTGCAGGCTTTGAGCCAGGTTCGCTTCTTGCGACCGTTCGCACTCACATGCCGTGTCTGCTTGTGGCTGTCCGAATACCTTCAGGAAGTAGGGTCCAATGCTCGCGTCCGGCAGTTGGATAGCCCGGGTTCCGGAAGGAAGTCCGTTGTAGGCCTGGTTCGTTGAAGTGACCTGATGGAAGGCATCGTAAAGAACTTCCGCCGTCAATCGCTTTGGATAGTACCGAGAGAAGTTCTGCTTATCCTTCAGGTTGTACTCGTTTGGTAAAGAGCTCAGCTGGTATGTGGATGAGTTGCAGATCGTTCGTACCAGTTGCTTAATATCAAACTTACTGGCGATGAAGCTCTGAGCAAGGTTATTGAGCAGTTCCGGGTTCGCCGGGGGATTGGTTTCACGCATATCATCTTCAGGCTCGACGATGCCGCGGCTGAAGAAGTGCTTCCAGTAGCGATTCACCAGGGATTTGGCGAAGAACGGATTCTGTGGATCGGCCATCCAGTCAGCCAGCAGGGCTCGTGGGTCGTCTTCGGGACTGACGTTGTACGGCTTGCTGCCGAGACCGGTTGGCGGGAGCATTTTGCCCGTTCGTTCGTTACGAGCCTGGGCAGGTCCCTGGTTATCGATGGTGAAGATTCGCTTGTCGCGCAACGTGTTGTTGCCACCGATGATGTTCTTCCGTCCGATACGGCTGAAGAAAGCGGCCATACCGTAGTAGTCGTCCTGGCTCCATTTCTCAAAGGGATGATGGTGGCAGCGAGCGCATTGAATTCTGAGACCCAGGAACAGCTGAGAAACGTCTTCCACTTGTTCATTCGGTTGATCGACTTCGCGATACCAGGCAACCGGGGGACTATCATCCGCACTGCCGGAAGCGGTCAGAATTTCTCGTACGAATTGATCATACGGCTTATTCTCATAGAGACTGGACCAGATCCACTTGTGGAATCCGTATGTTGGAGCCAGATCGTCATTAGCCCGTCGTTTGTTTCGCAGAACGAGGTTCCATTTGTTTGTGAAGTAGTCTGCGTAGGCTGGCGAATCGAGCAGCTGATCAATGATATTCGCACGCTTGTCAAGATCGGTACTCGCCAGGAAGGCCGAGACTTCCGATTCCGTGGGCAGCGTACCCGTGATGTCGATGTAGACGCGACGCAGGAAGGTCCCATCGTCGCTGACGGGGGATGCAGGGATGCCGAGCACGTCCAATTTGGCCACAACAGCGGCGTCGATGAAGTTTTTCACGGGCGGCTTCTCGGCGATTTCGGCACCGAGAGGAATCGTCGAGCGGAAGACAGCAACCTGTCCCTGGTAGCGCGCCATAATGGCGACTTCACCCGCCAGATCCAGAGTCTTGACCAACCCCGTGACGTTGACTTCTGCCATTTCGGGATCATTTGGTTCATACAGCGCCATACGAGTGACGTCTTCGGTCGACCCGTCGCTGTAGACAGCCATGACGGTGATCTGCTGCTCGGAGCTGCGATCCATCACGCGGCTTTCGGGAATACACTTAATGCCAACCACAAATGGGTCGGTAGGATTGCCGTACGGCATCCCTTGCTCGATCCAGCGGGAGATCAGTCGGTACTCGTATCCGTCGACTTCCATCCGCTTGCCGCCGCCGTGCGGAGATTTCCCAACGGGCTTGGTGAGCAGCAGGCTTTGTCCGGGTGAGGAGGGGAAGATTCGGCGGCCGCGGCCTTCCTTGACCAGGAATTCATGGTCGTCTTCGGGGTAGAACCCGAGGAGAGAGAGCTTAAAACCATTCTGTCCACTGGCTTTACCGTGACACCCCCCGCTGTTGCAGTTCAATTTGGTGAAGATCGGGGTGATCTGGTTGGGGAAGTTGACAGGGATATCGTTAGCAAGCCCGGTTACTTCGACAGCCAATTCTGCCGTGAGACCCGAGCCGATCGCCTTGACGATCGCCTTGCCGTCCTTGAGTGGAGTCATATGCCCGACCGAATCGACCTGAACGATTCCTTCAGGTTCGATCTTGTAATCCACTTTACGGGTGTAGTCGCGCATCTGGCCACTGGAGTAGATTCCGGTGGCGATCAACTGCTGCCGCCCGTCGCGACCTCGCAGCAAGACCCCTTTCGAGTCCACGTTGGGTTCAAGCTGCAGTTTGATTAACTGCCCGGGATCTCCCAGACCTCTGGGAGGAGCGGCATTAGAGAGTCCCGGTGCAAGCAGCAAGGCACAAAGAGCCAGAGAACCTGCGAGCCAGCGGCAACAAACAGTGGATGGCATTCTCATGAGGTCTTTCCCGGAAGGGATGCGGTTTTCAGCCTGTTTCGATCAAGTTTTTCGTGTCGATCCAGACTGCAAGGAAGGCGTCGTCGTCGTGGAATTAAAGGCGGGCCGGTCAAGCGGAGTGTCAACGACCCAAACATATCGACCGTGATTTGTTTGTCAAGCTGTTCAGATTGTGCGAATTAGACATTTGGCGATCATATCAGGTCGAATCTAACGTTTTTGGCATCACCATCCAATGCCCACCCCTACGGCCTTCCGAACACCATTCCCGATGGCGATCCGGGAATGCCCGTTATGCTGCGGAACTCAGTCGAAGCTGAATTGCGGAGAACGCCTTGCCAAACACATAAAGATTTACAAAAAAACATCTTACAGAGAATAAAACTGCAGAAGTGCAAGCACGTGACGAAGTGACAGATCTGTTGCGCCGGGCTACATCCTGGCCCCGTGAACGCATCGAGAATCGGGAACAGTGCAGGGGACGCAGCAATTCAGACCAGCCCCTGGAATCGATACACCATCCCGGCTTCTTCCGAGCCGCAGAAGCA is from Schlesneria sp. DSM 10557 and encodes:
- a CDS encoding DUF1549 and DUF1553 domain-containing protein, with translation MRMPSTVCCRWLAGSLALCALLLAPGLSNAAPPRGLGDPGQLIKLQLEPNVDSKGVLLRGRDGRQQLIATGIYSSGQMRDYTRKVDYKIEPEGIVQVDSVGHMTPLKDGKAIVKAIGSGLTAELAVEVTGLANDIPVNFPNQITPIFTKLNCNSGGCHGKASGQNGFKLSLLGFYPEDDHEFLVKEGRGRRIFPSSPGQSLLLTKPVGKSPHGGGKRMEVDGYEYRLISRWIEQGMPYGNPTDPFVVGIKCIPESRVMDRSSEQQITVMAVYSDGSTEDVTRMALYEPNDPEMAEVNVTGLVKTLDLAGEVAIMARYQGQVAVFRSTIPLGAEIAEKPPVKNFIDAAVVAKLDVLGIPASPVSDDGTFLRRVYIDITGTLPTESEVSAFLASTDLDKRANIIDQLLDSPAYADYFTNKWNLVLRNKRRANDDLAPTYGFHKWIWSSLYENKPYDQFVREILTASGSADDSPPVAWYREVDQPNEQVEDVSQLFLGLRIQCARCHHHPFEKWSQDDYYGMAAFFSRIGRKNIIGGNNTLRDKRIFTIDNQGPAQARNERTGKMLPPTGLGSKPYNVSPEDDPRALLADWMADPQNPFFAKSLVNRYWKHFFSRGIVEPEDDMRETNPPANPELLNNLAQSFIASKFDIKQLVRTICNSSTYQLSSLPNEYNLKDKQNFSRYYPKRLTAEVLYDAFHQVTSTNQAYNGLPSGTRAIQLPDASIGPYFLKVFGQPQADTACECERSQEANLAQSLHLLNSSEVQNKIADGNGRASKFANDKDLPAEAKIKELYRWVYSREPDQEEMQIALAHLEKHKENPKVAFEDIVWALINSKEFLFNH